Proteins co-encoded in one Astatotilapia calliptera chromosome 18, fAstCal1.2, whole genome shotgun sequence genomic window:
- the sall2 gene encoding sal-like protein 2 isoform X2: MASPKLGLSATTTTSSSSSSSSASLCPPPHPGSPSRVPEGPPSPVTPTPSPGVSSASGAPSRTQLSIALILEELRVLQQRQIHQMQITEEICRQVLRLGGASYSIDTPAQHLLPSVPQLCLEGSKRASSPITQPTASQPSTSMAPLLACFSSLLPSQAVNKPTQQCTSLSQILQPNKVQMEETGGAAGAHGLTRVSSRSSAPLNSSSVATTVASSTYPLALSLALPSRYLHEKSPNTTSVSGHSGLSFLNTPLPTSVPIVPNSQHALQSASNGGESSSASSSNNTVGRLQHACRFCGKMFSSDSALQIHLRSHTGERPYQCPVCLSRFTTRGNLKVHFLRHREQNPELSLSLLPPSLFGIALGTTAGSDMGQNMSSGSSTSAMNTIQKKRKNRAEDETSGDSLEISGSSTGLPLGASGGSTPSSLPLPPSVDLALISHSLLQFNRAAVVAAAASITTGSSNSSSSSSSSTSSLATSLLSNPSLSSSSAITGLFKGAKQHHFDENTPPHAPVLSPAAYSQLAHLPKLLFPTVSTPSSTPAAHSSLYNHPALGLLRTPLPSAPGSHQHASSSHSQLSFPFSSFPKVTGPPTTTNASSLPSSIAPTPTSETSKLQRLVEKLEKAPRPSSSPWSSSNTSNSVMEMLSGSTTTSLATSANSSFTNASNSTTYVMASPLSSSLVTTSVSNFTREMVAALGMGANGASAMAGGMLPSLITDPAGNLTSNQCGVCLRVLSCPRALRLHQATHLGERPFPCKICGRSFSTKGSLRSHIATHHARPPNARVQNSCPLCQRKFTNALVLQHHIRMHLGGQLPPDGTEDSAHEMPAESKAISLVQSQSQCTDPNATSSNTPPLAGHSKSMVPTQQVNTATVASVPASDSMKSAEFTQNPGKSAPSSPDHIPPSDLSPDPFMNPTTQTSPPGSADPPVLTVSVPLPASQQTDQASPTGEDNQVPQATVGFNLPKSTPSPFTSSVTKTTESPTATEMDCGEDEVSTSSDAFLGSKSNVEDLQSTPALDDPFSYTCPSTTSNPNLCDGNTTTTLESDPVSPRPQSPEPINKDKELSSPPTTPKQDQATVPEGEPKLTSALEDTDNTGAEVRGEPQKTATFVRETRQSFHFSSYGREERADGISGFGSSSILDASGPINLAPTLPSPMSRPEKKTYCCAECGKEYASRSGLKGHMKHHGVVSKTSRPSARSRRSSTDQLPSSTSMTSSNIPATRSSAGFWNQYQAFLNTSAEPTDDPTTAGRGENESSKSPVLSQMDPRAHEEAGEESSEGS, encoded by the exons ATGGCCTCTCCCAAGCTGGGACTATCAGCCACCACCAcaacctcttcttcctcctcctcatcctctgctTCTCTATGTCCTCCACCACACCCTGGAAGCCCCAGTCGTGTGCCCGAAGGCCCTCCGAGTCCTGTTACACCTACCCCAAGCCCTGGAGTGTCATCTGCTTCGGGTGCACCTTCTAGGACCCAGCTGAGCATAGCTTTGATCCTGGAGGAGCTTCGGGTGTTGCAGCAAAGACAAATTCACCAGATGCAGATAACAGAGGAGATCTGTAGACAGGTCCTGCGCCTTGGTGGAGCCTCCTATAGCATAGACACACCTGCCCAACATCTTCTCCCTTCTGTACCTCAGCTCTGCCTGGAAGGCAGTAAAAGGGCATCTAGTCCAATAACCCAGCCAACTGCATCTCAGCCTTCCACCTCTATGGCTCCTCTTCTAGCATGTTTCTCCTCCCTGCTTCCCTCCCAAGCAGTCAACAAGCCCACACAGCAATGCACCTCCTTGTCTCAAATCCTGCAGCCTAACAAGGTGCAGATGGAGGAAACAGGTGGGGCAGCTGGTGCTCATGGTCTCACAAGGGTGAGCTCTCGCTCATCAGCTCCCTTGAATTCTTCCTCTGTTGCCACCACAGTGGCTTCCTCCACCTATCCGCTAGCACTGTCATTAGCTCTACCCAGTCGGTATCTTCATGAGAAGTCTCCAAATACTACTTCAGTGAGCGGGCACAGTGGTCTCTCCTTCCTTAACACACCCCTCCCCACATCAGTACCTATAGTCCCAAACTCACAACATGCTCTGCAATCTGCTTCTAACGGAGGAGAATCTTCTTCTGCATCCAGTTCCAACAACACTGTCGGCCGTCTCCAGCATGCCTGTCGcttttgtggaaaaatgttcAGCAGTGATTCAGCCCTGCAGATACATCTCCGCTCACACACGGGGGAACGACCCTACCAGTGCCCAGTTTGCCTCAGCCGCTTCACTACACGAGGTAACCTCAAAGTTCATTTCCTACGGCACAGAGAACAAAACCCCGAGCTTTCGCTGTCACTTCTGCCACCGTCTTTGTTTGGGATTGCATTAGGGACTACTGCGGGATCGGATATGGGACAAAACATGAGCAGCGGTAGCAGTACTAGTGCCATGAATACGATACAGAAGAAGCGAAAAAATAGGGCTGAGGATGAAACATctggagacagtttggaaatCAGTGGTTCTAGTACTGGGCTACCACTAGGGGCTTCTGGAGGGTCGACCCCATCTTCCCTACCCCTGCCCCCGAGTGTTGATCTAGCGTTGATTTCCCACTCTCTCCTGCAATTTAACAGAGCTGCAGTGGTAGCTGCTGCAGCATCTATCACAACTGGCTCATCCAACTCATCCTCCTCATCGTCTTCCTCCACCTCATCTCTCGCAACCTCCCTTCTCTCAAACCCTTCCTTGTCCTCATCTTCTGCCATCACAGGATTATTCAAGGGTGCCAAGCAGCATCACTTTGATGAAAACACTCCTCCCCATGCCCCAGTGCTTTCCCCTGCTGCCTATTCCCAGCTAGCCCACCTACCTAAGCTTCTTTTCCCAACTGTCTCCACACCTTCTTCTACCCCAGCTGCACACTCATCCCTCTACAACCATCCAGCTTTGGGCTTGCTCCGCACCCCTCTACCTTCTGCTCCAGGCTCCCACCAACATGCTTCTTCAAGCCATTCCCAGCTTTCCTTTCCCTTCTCTTCTTTTCCTAAAGTCACAGGTCCACCCACAACTACCAATGCATCTTCCCTGCCTTCCTCCATAGCCCCCACTCCTACATCGGAAACCTCTAAGCTGCAAAGGCTGGTCGAGAAGCTAGAGAAGGCCCCTCGACCTTCCTCTTCTCCATGGAGTTCTTCCAATACTTCCAATTCTGTGATGGAAATGTTATCTGGCAGTACCACTACCTCTTTAGCAACTTCAGCAAACAGTAGTTTCACAAATGCCAGCAATTCTACCACATATGTCATGgcatctccactgtcttctagCCTTGTTACTACTTCGGTTTCAAACTTCACTCGCGAAATGGTAGCTGCCCTAGGCATGGGTGCCAATGGAGCAAGTGCCATGGCAGGAGGCATGTTACCATCACTGATTACAGATCCAGCTGGTAACCTTACATCCAATCAGTGTGGGGTGTGTCTACGAGTGCTGAGCTGCCCCAGAGCATTGCGGCTGCACCAGGCCACACACCTCGGAGAACGGCCTTTTCCATGTAAGATATGTGGACGATCCTTCTCTACCAAAGGCAGTCTGCGATCCCATATTGCCACCCATCATGCCCGGCCCCCCAATGCACGTGTACAGAACTCTTGCCCACTGTGCCAACGTAAGTTCACTAATGCTCTCGTGCTTCAGCACCACATCCGTATGCACCTTGGTGGACAATTGCCTCCAGATGGCACAGAGGATTCTGCACATGAGATGCCAGCTGAATCTAAAGCCATATCCTTGGTACAATCTCAGTCCCAGTGCACTGACCCAAATGCTACTTCAAGTAATACACCTCCCCTCGCAGGCCATTCAAAGAGTATGGTTCCAACTCAACAAGTTAATACTGCAACAGTTGCCTCTGTCCCTGCCTCTGACAGTATGAAATCAGCTGAGTTCACTCAAAATCCAGGCAAGTCTGCACCCTCCAGCCCAGACCACATTCCCCCCTCTGACCTAAGCCCTGACCCCTTTATGAATCCCACCACACAGACTTCACCACCAGGCAGTGCAGACCCCCCTGTGCTTACTGTCAGTGTCCCTTTGCCTGCATCCCAGCAGACAGATCAAGCTTCACCAACTGGCGAAGACAACCAAGTTCCACAAGCCACTGTTGGTTTCAATCTTCCAAAATCTACCCCTTCACCATTTACTTCCAGTGTTaccaaaaccacagaatcaCCTACTGCTACTGAGATGGACTGTGGAGAGGATGAAGTATCTACCTCTTCCGATGCCTTCCTTGGCTCTAAATCAAACGTAGAGGACTTGCAAAGCACACCTGCTCTCGATGATCCCTTTTCCTACACCTGTCCCAGCACCACCTCTAACCCCAATCTTTGTGACGGTAATACAACAACAACCTTGGAATCAGACCCAGTCTCTCCAAGGCCCCAATCACCAGAGCccataaataaagataaagagCTCTCATCTCCACCCACAACACCAAAGCAAGACCAAGCAACTGTGCCAGAAGGAGAACCTAAGCTGACGTCAGCTTTGGAGGATACAGACAACACTGGAGCTGAAGTAAGAGGCGAACCCCAGAAAACAGCCACTTTTGTAAGAGAGACACGTCAAAGCTTTCATTTTAGTTCATATGGGAGGGAAGAACGGGCAGATGGCATAAGTGGATTCGGCTCAAGTTCAATACTGGATGCTTCTGGCCCCATCAACCTTGCTCCAACCCTCCCGTCTCCGATGTCTCGTCCTGAGAAGAAGACCTACTGCTGTGCTGAGTGTGGAAAAGAGTACGCCAGTCGCAGTGGGCTGAAG GGGCACATGAAGCATCACGGCGTGGTATCCAAAACATCACGTCCGTCAGCCCGGAGTCGCCGTTCCTCCACTGACCAACTTCCTTCTTCTACATCTATGACTTCCTCAAACATTCCAGCCACTAGGAGCTCAGCAGGCTTCTGGAACCAGTATCAAGCATTCCTCAACACCAGCGCTGAGCCAACTGATGACCCAACCACTGCAGGCCGAGGAGAAAACGAATCATCAAAATCTCCTGTTTTGTCACAGATGGATCCAAGAGCCCACGAGGAAGCTGGGGAAGAGTCCAGCGAAGGGTCATAA